In Leptodesmis sichuanensis A121, the following are encoded in one genomic region:
- the recO gene encoding DNA repair protein RecO, which produces MSRTYRATGINLKSMPFGEADRLLTILTREYGLIQAIAMGARKHNSSLAGRSGLFVVNDLLLVKGRSLDKVTQAETLESYPKLGQSLQKLTVSQYLAELCLCQALSDQPQEELFVALNQQLQQLEQAAAGEVLPCFLYAFVQLLSLGGVVPQVDRCCVTGQPLHPDLTDPNWRSGFSVAAGGVVTLAALQQLRDIPQPIPARSRSHAHSSTSPDASSSSRRIAAETRSQRSTAYSSRSPHLNRELEAIELTLLQTLIQALPSSPIEPEPSPLDFAQLATFNELWFSIERLLRQYAQYHFDRPIRSAALMDACFLNSSVSSQSPEP; this is translated from the coding sequence ATGAGCCGTACTTACCGCGCCACTGGAATTAATCTCAAAAGTATGCCGTTTGGTGAGGCCGATCGCTTGCTGACAATTCTGACACGGGAGTATGGGTTGATCCAGGCGATCGCGATGGGAGCACGCAAACATAACTCCAGTCTGGCGGGACGGAGTGGGCTGTTTGTGGTGAATGATTTGCTGCTGGTGAAGGGGCGATCGCTGGATAAAGTGACTCAGGCAGAAACCCTGGAGTCTTACCCCAAGCTAGGTCAGAGTTTGCAGAAACTGACGGTCAGCCAATACCTGGCAGAACTTTGTTTATGTCAGGCACTCAGTGACCAGCCCCAGGAAGAATTGTTTGTTGCCTTAAATCAACAGTTGCAGCAACTGGAACAGGCCGCTGCCGGTGAAGTTTTGCCCTGCTTTCTGTATGCCTTTGTGCAACTCCTGAGCCTGGGCGGAGTGGTGCCCCAGGTCGATCGCTGCTGTGTCACAGGACAACCGCTGCACCCCGATCTGACCGATCCCAATTGGCGTTCCGGGTTCAGTGTGGCCGCAGGTGGAGTGGTAACGTTGGCAGCTTTGCAACAGTTACGCGATATCCCTCAGCCTATTCCGGCCCGATCTCGTTCCCATGCCCATTCATCTACCAGCCCTGATGCGTCTTCTTCCAGTCGCCGTATCGCTGCTGAGACTAGATCTCAGAGATCGACTGCTTATAGTTCGCGATCGCCCCATTTGAACCGGGAACTGGAAGCGATCGAATTAACCCTGCTGCAAACTCTGATTCAGGCGTTACCATCTAGTCCAATTGAACCTGAACCCTCACCTTTGGACTTTGCCCAACTGGCCACCTTTAATGAACTTTGGTTTTCGATTGAACGACTGTTGCGCCAGTATGCACAGTATCATTTTGATCGACCCATTCGCTCGGCTGCCTTGATGGATGCCTGCTTTTTGAACTCGTCCGTCTCTTCCCAGTCGCCTGAGCCATGA